In Moorella sp. Hama-1, a single genomic region encodes these proteins:
- a CDS encoding phenylacetate--CoA ligase family protein, producing MSLPATEISRHELERDFDYEGLYRQQEPALQALVRRLFDHSPYYREKLTAAGITPGDIRTAADLEYVPLTDKGELRNGKPLDLMAVPEEKVVRIHSSSGTTGKPIIIPYTAGDVAAWAQMMARCFALAGVTNRDRVQITPGYGLWTAGIGFQAGVEYLGAMAIPTGAGNTEKQLEMMVDLQATVLTATASYALFLGEEIERRGLREKIALRVGLIGSERWGEKMRRRIEELLGIEAFDIYGLTEIYGPGIGLDCPAHEGIHMWTDHLLLEIIDPATGKQLPPGATGELVITTLTKEGMPLLRYRTHDLTCLKAAACSCGSPYPMIERVLGRTDDMVKVKGVNIFPGQVDNVLHLTPGAGSEYQLILTRDQGKDRLLVKMEYLPGHDGSAVAAACRHQIKARIGILADVEAVPQGTLPRSEKKTRRVYDYREN from the coding sequence ATGAGCCTGCCTGCAACAGAAATCTCCCGCCATGAATTGGAACGCGACTTCGACTATGAGGGCCTATACCGGCAGCAGGAGCCAGCTCTCCAGGCCCTGGTGCGGCGCCTCTTTGACCACTCACCCTACTACCGGGAGAAACTGACGGCCGCCGGCATTACCCCGGGGGACATCCGGACAGCGGCCGACCTGGAATACGTCCCCCTCACCGATAAAGGGGAGCTGCGTAACGGTAAGCCCCTGGACCTCATGGCTGTTCCCGAAGAAAAAGTCGTCCGCATCCACTCCTCCTCGGGGACTACCGGGAAACCCATCATTATTCCCTATACGGCCGGTGATGTGGCTGCCTGGGCGCAGATGATGGCCCGCTGCTTTGCCTTGGCCGGCGTTACTAACCGCGACCGGGTGCAGATAACCCCCGGCTACGGTCTCTGGACGGCCGGCATCGGCTTCCAGGCCGGAGTAGAATACCTGGGGGCCATGGCCATTCCCACCGGGGCCGGTAATACAGAAAAACAACTGGAGATGATGGTCGATCTCCAGGCCACCGTTCTCACAGCTACTGCTTCCTATGCCCTCTTCCTGGGGGAAGAAATCGAGCGCCGGGGCTTACGGGAAAAAATCGCCCTGCGGGTCGGCCTCATCGGCTCTGAGCGCTGGGGCGAAAAAATGCGCCGGCGGATTGAGGAGCTCCTGGGAATTGAAGCTTTCGATATTTATGGCCTCACGGAGATCTACGGCCCTGGCATTGGCCTGGACTGCCCGGCCCATGAAGGCATCCATATGTGGACGGACCACCTGCTGCTGGAGATTATTGACCCGGCGACGGGCAAACAGTTACCTCCAGGTGCCACCGGGGAACTGGTAATCACCACCCTGACCAAGGAAGGCATGCCCCTCCTGCGTTACCGCACCCATGATCTGACCTGCCTGAAAGCGGCAGCCTGCTCCTGCGGCTCGCCCTATCCCATGATCGAACGCGTCCTGGGCCGTACCGATGATATGGTCAAGGTCAAGGGGGTCAATATCTTCCCGGGCCAGGTGGATAACGTCCTCCATCTTACCCCGGGGGCCGGCAGCGAGTACCAGCTAATCTTAACGCGGGACCAGGGTAAAGACCGGCTGCTGGTCAAGATGGAGTATCTCCCCGGGCATGATGGTTCAGCGGTGGCCGCCGCATGCCGCCACCAGATCAAGGCCCGGATCGGCATCCTGGCCGACGTTGAAGCCGTACCCCAGGGTACCCTGCCCCGCAGCGAAAAGAAAACCCGGCGCGTCTATGACTACCGGGAGAATTGA
- a CDS encoding ATPase, whose amino-acid sequence MTLIEEMEKMVEKAPHIPLSGKVFLDGDLLLDYLDRLRTALPEEVRQAQWIRQEKDRLLEEARLKARSILEDAEKRSEIMAQENELVRKARAQANEILNKARDLAEEMKAGALGYADGLLAQLETGLKQALAQVDRGRQELRAYPAAAAGKEAAAAAEEEKANPKAGGKEAGGRRALTR is encoded by the coding sequence ATGACCTTGATTGAAGAAATGGAAAAGATGGTAGAAAAAGCACCCCACATTCCCCTCTCAGGTAAAGTTTTTCTTGATGGCGATCTCCTCCTGGATTACCTCGATCGTTTAAGAACGGCCCTACCTGAGGAAGTGCGCCAGGCCCAGTGGATCCGCCAGGAAAAGGACCGCTTGCTGGAGGAAGCCCGCCTGAAAGCCCGGAGCATCCTGGAGGATGCCGAAAAACGCTCGGAAATAATGGCCCAGGAAAACGAACTGGTTCGTAAAGCCCGGGCCCAGGCCAATGAGATTCTCAATAAAGCCCGGGACCTGGCCGAAGAAATGAAGGCTGGGGCTTTAGGCTATGCCGACGGCCTGCTGGCCCAGCTGGAGACCGGCTTAAAACAGGCCCTGGCCCAGGTGGACCGGGGGCGCCAGGAATTGCGGGCCTACCCGGCGGCAGCCGCCGGCAAGGAAGCAGCTGCTGCGGCCGAGGAGGAAAAGGCCAACCCTAAAGCCGGCGGTAAAGAAGCAGGCGGGCGAAGAGCCCTAACCCGGTGA
- the gpr gene encoding GPR endopeptidase yields the protein MLQRAEFYQLAGVVLDLAVEAHDLLRGATRQEVPGVREDKEKLPHANVTTITIMNQAGEQAMGKPRGIYITIDAPGLLVEDPPVHEEIAGLLSQKLNLLLQNLQVGPTDPVLVVGLGNWEATPDSLGPKVINQFTVTRHLFKYAPQSMPPGARPVSALAPGVLGTTGIETAEIIRGVVEKIKPRVIIAIDALAAGDLNRVGSSIQISDTGINPGSGVGNQRLGINLQTMGVPVIAIGIPTVVHAGVIIFEAINRLQEAFPNVNLPFNQALAQHLSRNVLSPFGGNLTVTPKEVDDLVHNLAWVIGNALNRTLHANLLRTHAAIPLH from the coding sequence TTGTTACAACGAGCAGAATTCTACCAGTTGGCCGGCGTCGTCCTGGACCTGGCAGTAGAGGCCCATGATCTCCTGCGCGGGGCTACCCGCCAGGAGGTACCAGGCGTACGGGAGGATAAAGAAAAACTCCCTCATGCCAACGTCACCACCATTACCATTATGAATCAAGCAGGCGAGCAAGCCATGGGGAAACCCCGCGGTATTTACATAACCATTGATGCGCCTGGTCTCCTGGTTGAAGATCCCCCCGTCCATGAAGAGATAGCCGGATTATTATCCCAGAAACTCAACCTCCTGTTGCAGAATTTACAGGTTGGGCCGACCGATCCGGTACTGGTAGTAGGCCTGGGTAACTGGGAAGCTACCCCGGATTCCCTGGGGCCCAAGGTAATCAATCAATTTACCGTTACCCGGCACTTGTTTAAATACGCCCCCCAGAGTATGCCGCCAGGAGCCAGGCCCGTTAGCGCCCTGGCTCCGGGTGTCCTGGGTACCACCGGTATTGAAACAGCGGAAATTATCCGCGGGGTGGTTGAGAAAATCAAACCTCGGGTAATTATTGCCATTGATGCCCTGGCCGCTGGTGATTTAAACCGCGTCGGTAGTAGCATCCAGATCAGCGACACCGGAATCAATCCCGGTTCGGGGGTCGGGAACCAGCGCCTGGGCATCAACTTGCAGACTATGGGTGTGCCTGTCATCGCTATTGGCATTCCCACTGTTGTTCACGCTGGAGTTATTATCTTTGAGGCCATCAACCGGTTGCAAGAGGCCTTTCCCAATGTCAATTTACCATTTAACCAGGCCCTGGCCCAGCATCTCTCCCGGAATGTCCTTTCACCCTTTGGCGGTAATCTCACGGTTACGCCTAAAGAGGTTGACGACCTGGTCCACAACCTGGCCTGGGTTATCGGCAACGCCCTGAACCGGACCCTGCATGCCAACCTGCTGCGTACCCACGCGGCCATACCTTTACATTAA
- the trxA gene encoding thioredoxin, with protein MVKPINVDHSDFEAEVLSAPLPVVVDFWAVWCGPCRMMAPVLEQLAADYDGNVKFAKVNVDENQELAARYGIMSIPTLVIFKDGQEAGRIVGYMPREKLKEQVDAAIQ; from the coding sequence ATGGTCAAACCCATAAATGTTGATCATAGCGACTTTGAAGCTGAAGTTCTCTCGGCTCCCTTGCCGGTGGTAGTTGATTTCTGGGCCGTATGGTGCGGCCCCTGCCGGATGATGGCCCCTGTCCTGGAACAACTGGCCGCTGATTATGACGGCAACGTAAAATTCGCCAAGGTTAATGTGGATGAAAACCAGGAACTGGCTGCCCGCTATGGCATTATGAGTATTCCCACCCTGGTGATCTTTAAGGATGGCCAGGAAGCGGGACGCATCGTCGGCTATATGCCCAGGGAGAAGTTAAAGGAGCAGGTTGACGCCGCCATCCAGTAA
- a CDS encoding indolepyruvate oxidoreductase subunit beta: MDILIVGVGGQGIILASRAIGAAALAAGLPVRTAETIGMAQREGSVVSHVRLGQDGVGPLIPTGGADILLALEPAEACRYLGYLKPGGSALISTTPVVPVTAALGTTPYPREEILAYLQNNVAHCHLLDAPALAVQAGSHRALNMVMLGALTGMELPFPGDTLLAAALQLLPARLHELNRRAFELGKQALEV, from the coding sequence GTGGATATTCTTATTGTCGGAGTAGGCGGGCAAGGCATCATTCTCGCTTCCCGGGCTATCGGGGCCGCGGCCCTGGCCGCCGGCCTGCCGGTGCGTACGGCCGAGACCATCGGCATGGCCCAGCGGGAGGGCAGCGTCGTCAGCCACGTCCGCCTGGGGCAGGACGGGGTCGGACCCCTCATCCCCACCGGCGGGGCCGATATCCTCCTGGCCCTGGAACCGGCCGAGGCCTGCCGCTACCTGGGTTATTTAAAACCGGGCGGTAGCGCCCTGATTTCCACAACGCCGGTCGTGCCCGTCACAGCCGCCCTGGGTACTACTCCTTATCCCCGGGAGGAGATCCTGGCTTACCTGCAAAACAACGTCGCCCACTGCCATCTTCTTGATGCTCCGGCCCTGGCCGTCCAGGCCGGGAGCCACCGGGCCCTCAACATGGTGATGCTGGGCGCCCTGACGGGGATGGAGCTCCCCTTTCCCGGGGATACCCTGCTGGCCGCGGCCCTGCAGCTCCTGCCGGCCCGGCTCCACGAGCTGAACCGGCGGGCCTTTGAACTGGGAAAACAAGCCCTGGAGGTGTAA
- the iorA gene encoding indolepyruvate ferredoxin oxidoreductase subunit alpha, producing MPELLMGNEAIARGALEAGIRVATAYPGTPASEIMTTLMRLGPGAGVYTEWSVNEKVAVEIAAGAAYAGARAMASMKQMGLNVAADAVMSLAYIGVRGGLVLVVADDPGPHSSQTEQDTRLFARFAKLPVLDPSCPREAYEMTKYAFELSERLNLPVILRPTTRTCHACQDVAVGSIPPRPPVPGFVKDPRWVIMPSLAAKQHVWLNEQQRRAAAELAGSPFNEVQLQGPAGVITSGLSYYYVTEALENLGVKLSLLKIGTPYPLPEELVLDYLSRVEKVLVVEEQEPIVEDQVINLAWRHHLPVQVAGKHNGYLRREGEFNVPIVTAALARFLDIEPEGRPSRTGAPPLPARPPLFCAGCPHRGSFYAFKKAAGERKVIFTGDIGCYTLGAAPPLAAMDTCLCMGAGLGLAQGLVRVQPDTRLVAFVGDSTFFHAGLPPLVNAVHQQTPMVVVVLDNETTAMTGHQPHPGLAEDAGRRKVDIDGVARACGVETVLTADPLNLEETLAVARQALAAPGPALVILRHPCPQIVKPTGRYQVDTTACTGCQTCINELGCPALMPAGDAVQITATCTGCGLCRQVCPVAAIEEVV from the coding sequence GTGCCGGAATTATTAATGGGCAACGAGGCCATTGCCCGGGGTGCCTTGGAGGCCGGTATCCGGGTGGCTACTGCTTATCCCGGAACACCGGCTTCAGAGATCATGACTACCCTGATGCGCCTGGGGCCCGGGGCCGGGGTCTATACGGAATGGTCCGTGAACGAAAAAGTGGCCGTGGAAATCGCTGCCGGCGCCGCCTACGCCGGCGCTCGGGCCATGGCCAGTATGAAGCAGATGGGTCTCAATGTGGCCGCCGATGCCGTCATGAGCCTGGCTTACATCGGCGTCCGGGGCGGCCTGGTCCTGGTGGTGGCCGACGACCCAGGCCCCCACAGTTCCCAGACGGAACAGGATACCCGTCTCTTTGCCCGTTTCGCCAAACTTCCCGTCCTCGATCCCTCCTGTCCCCGGGAAGCTTATGAAATGACCAAATACGCCTTTGAGCTTTCGGAAAGGCTGAACCTGCCTGTCATCCTGCGCCCCACCACCCGTACCTGTCACGCCTGCCAGGATGTCGCCGTGGGCTCTATTCCCCCCCGGCCGCCGGTACCGGGGTTTGTCAAAGACCCCCGCTGGGTCATTATGCCTTCCCTGGCGGCCAAACAGCATGTCTGGTTAAATGAACAGCAACGCCGCGCCGCGGCGGAGCTGGCCGGTAGCCCCTTTAACGAAGTCCAGCTGCAGGGGCCTGCTGGCGTTATCACCAGCGGTCTCTCCTATTACTACGTCACCGAGGCCCTGGAAAACCTGGGGGTTAAACTGTCTTTACTAAAGATCGGCACTCCCTACCCCCTGCCGGAAGAGCTAGTCCTGGACTATTTAAGCCGGGTTGAGAAGGTCCTCGTTGTCGAAGAGCAGGAGCCCATCGTTGAGGACCAGGTTATTAACCTGGCCTGGCGCCACCACCTGCCGGTGCAGGTAGCCGGCAAGCACAACGGCTACCTGCGCCGGGAGGGGGAGTTTAACGTTCCTATCGTGACCGCCGCCCTGGCCAGGTTCCTGGACATCGAACCGGAGGGTAGACCTTCCCGGACCGGGGCGCCGCCCCTGCCGGCGCGGCCGCCCCTCTTCTGCGCCGGCTGTCCTCACCGGGGCTCCTTCTATGCCTTTAAGAAAGCCGCCGGGGAACGCAAGGTCATCTTCACCGGCGATATCGGCTGTTATACCCTGGGGGCGGCACCGCCCCTGGCCGCCATGGACACCTGCCTGTGCATGGGGGCCGGCCTGGGCCTGGCCCAGGGCCTGGTGCGGGTCCAGCCCGACACCCGGCTGGTGGCCTTTGTCGGCGACTCCACCTTTTTCCACGCCGGTTTGCCGCCCCTGGTCAACGCCGTCCACCAGCAGACGCCCATGGTCGTGGTCGTCCTGGATAATGAGACTACGGCCATGACCGGCCACCAGCCCCACCCGGGCCTGGCCGAAGACGCCGGCCGCAGGAAGGTGGATATCGATGGTGTGGCCCGGGCCTGCGGGGTGGAAACCGTCCTCACTGCCGACCCCCTGAACCTGGAAGAAACTCTGGCTGTAGCCCGACAGGCCCTGGCGGCCCCGGGACCGGCCCTGGTCATCCTCCGCCACCCCTGCCCCCAAATAGTTAAACCCACCGGGCGGTACCAGGTGGACACAACTGCCTGTACCGGCTGCCAGACCTGTATTAACGAACTGGGTTGCCCGGCCCTGATGCCGGCCGGCGACGCCGTGCAAATAACGGCCACCTGCACCGGCTGCGGCCTCTGCCGCCAGGTCTGTCCGGTAGCAGCCATTGAGGAGGTGGTCTAG
- a CDS encoding alpha/beta-type small acid-soluble spore protein, with product MPQGGRTNRLLIPQARGQMERFKQEVATELGISNYDGYLGDLPSKVNGSVGGLMVKKMIAAYESTLSGQAAGGLGGTDVELGAAQNVTGRISGPNPAFTAGGQKLNLNAQQFNAQSSGLTQ from the coding sequence ATGCCGCAAGGTGGAAGGACCAATCGTCTCCTGATCCCCCAGGCTCGCGGCCAGATGGAAAGGTTCAAGCAGGAAGTTGCGACCGAGCTGGGAATCTCCAATTACGACGGTTACCTGGGCGACCTGCCCTCCAAGGTTAACGGCTCTGTCGGGGGGCTGATGGTCAAAAAGATGATCGCTGCTTACGAATCGACCCTGAGTGGTCAGGCGGCTGGCGGCCTTGGTGGTACTGATGTGGAACTGGGTGCCGCCCAGAACGTTACCGGGCGTATTAGCGGTCCCAACCCCGCTTTTACCGCCGGTGGCCAGAAGTTAAACCTCAACGCTCAGCAGTTTAATGCTCAGTCGAGTGGTTTGACCCAGTAA
- the recG gene encoding ATP-dependent DNA helicase RecG, whose product MILDRPVATLKYVGSQKAARLHRLGIATVGDLLWHFPRRYEDRRQLKDLAAVKPGETVTVQVTIRAWEEKEVRPRLRLFRALIQGRQGTGFAVWFNQPYLQRQLPVGTTVIITGRVNYRGYQPEIQVSDYEVLGGGDLQLHTGRIVPFYPLTAGLSQRWLRLVIHLALEAAGKELPEVLPPDLSRRYRLLPRLQALHYIHFPPDAAGLHQARRRLKYEELLLWELGLNLHRVQQVGNRQGIAHSGNNELITEFIASLPFKLTAAQERVLAEILADMEAPRPMARLLQGDVGSGKTVVAAAAMLKALAGGWQAALMAPTEVLAEQHGRTLGELLAPLGVPVATLTGNTPRAERETILRGLAGGQLPLVVGTHALIQAEVSFKALGLAVIDEQHRFGVDQRAALQAKGEDPDLLVMTATPIPRTLALAVYGDLDISTLDELPPGRQPVTTYVITEKQRRRAYHLIDREIRAGHQAYVICPLIDESETVAAEAAIAMARKLQEEVFPAYPVGLVHGRLRPAEKEGVMADFREGRLAILVATTVVEVGVDVPNATVMLIEGAERLGLAQLHQLRGRVGRGTAPSYCFLIAGDSQTSRERLAVLANSQDGFAIAEADLRLRGPGEFFGTRQHGLPEFRLARLPEDGRILEQARLDARQICQQGVSQPWYQDLYRAARGKMESLHF is encoded by the coding sequence ATGATACTTGACCGTCCAGTAGCAACTTTAAAATACGTCGGCAGCCAGAAGGCTGCCAGGCTGCACCGGCTGGGCATTGCGACGGTGGGGGATTTGTTGTGGCACTTTCCCCGGCGCTATGAAGACCGGCGCCAGCTAAAGGACCTGGCGGCAGTTAAGCCTGGAGAAACGGTAACGGTTCAGGTGACCATCAGGGCCTGGGAAGAGAAGGAAGTGCGCCCGCGCCTGCGGCTGTTCCGGGCCCTCATCCAGGGCCGGCAGGGAACAGGTTTTGCCGTATGGTTTAACCAGCCCTATTTGCAGCGCCAGTTACCGGTCGGTACGACGGTAATCATCACCGGCCGGGTCAACTACCGGGGTTACCAGCCGGAGATCCAGGTCAGCGATTATGAGGTCCTGGGCGGGGGGGATCTCCAGCTCCACACGGGCCGGATTGTCCCCTTTTACCCTCTGACGGCCGGCCTCAGCCAGCGCTGGCTGCGCCTGGTAATCCACCTGGCCCTGGAGGCAGCCGGGAAGGAACTGCCGGAGGTCTTACCGCCGGACCTCAGCCGCCGTTACCGCCTTCTGCCGCGCCTTCAGGCCCTGCACTATATCCACTTTCCTCCCGATGCCGCGGGCCTGCACCAGGCCCGGCGGCGCCTGAAATACGAAGAACTTTTGCTCTGGGAACTGGGGCTAAACCTGCACCGGGTGCAACAGGTAGGGAACCGGCAGGGTATAGCCCATAGCGGGAATAATGAACTCATAACCGAGTTTATTGCTAGTTTGCCTTTTAAATTGACCGCGGCCCAGGAGAGGGTCCTGGCAGAAATCCTGGCCGATATGGAAGCCCCCCGGCCCATGGCCCGTTTACTCCAGGGGGATGTCGGTTCCGGCAAGACGGTAGTCGCCGCTGCCGCCATGCTCAAGGCGTTAGCCGGCGGCTGGCAGGCGGCCCTGATGGCGCCCACGGAAGTCCTGGCCGAACAGCATGGCCGCACCCTAGGTGAGCTGCTGGCCCCCCTGGGGGTGCCGGTGGCCACCCTGACGGGCAATACCCCCCGGGCGGAGCGGGAAACAATCCTCAGGGGCCTGGCCGGGGGCCAGCTGCCCCTGGTGGTAGGTACCCATGCCCTGATCCAGGCAGAGGTAAGTTTTAAAGCCCTGGGCCTGGCGGTTATCGACGAGCAACACCGTTTCGGCGTTGACCAGCGGGCTGCCCTCCAGGCCAAGGGTGAGGACCCCGATTTACTGGTCATGACGGCGACGCCCATCCCCAGGACTCTGGCCCTGGCCGTCTATGGTGACCTGGATATCTCGACCCTGGATGAATTGCCCCCGGGTCGACAACCGGTTACGACGTATGTGATTACGGAAAAACAGCGGCGCCGGGCCTACCACTTAATTGACCGGGAGATTCGAGCCGGCCATCAGGCCTATGTCATCTGCCCCCTTATTGACGAGAGTGAAACCGTGGCGGCCGAGGCCGCCATTGCTATGGCCCGGAAGTTGCAGGAGGAGGTTTTCCCGGCGTACCCGGTCGGGCTGGTTCACGGCCGCCTGCGGCCGGCAGAAAAGGAAGGGGTTATGGCGGATTTCCGGGAAGGACGCCTGGCCATCCTGGTGGCGACTACGGTAGTTGAGGTGGGGGTGGATGTACCCAATGCTACGGTGATGTTGATTGAAGGCGCAGAAAGGCTGGGCCTGGCCCAATTACACCAGTTGCGTGGCCGGGTGGGCCGGGGTACGGCACCATCTTATTGTTTCCTTATAGCCGGTGACAGCCAGACCTCCCGGGAGAGGTTGGCGGTGCTGGCTAACAGCCAGGATGGTTTTGCTATCGCCGAGGCCGACCTGCGCCTGCGGGGCCCGGGGGAGTTTTTCGGCACCCGCCAGCACGGTTTACCCGAATTTCGCCTGGCCCGGCTCCCGGAGGATGGGCGTATTTTAGAACAGGCCCGCCTGGATGCCCGGCAAATCTGCCAGCAGGGGGTCTCCCAGCCCTGGTACCAGGATCTCTACCGGGCCGCCAGGGGGAAAATGGAAAGTTTACATTTTTAA
- the rsmD gene encoding 16S rRNA (guanine(966)-N(2))-methyltransferase RsmD gives MLRIIAGAARGRRLVTPRGRTTRPTSDRVREALFNIIGTLVPDSLFLDLFAGSGAVGLEALSRGARRAVFVENNRQALACLAANMRATGFAARGRIIALEARRALATLAGEGESFDLVFCDPPYRQDWGEAILPAVIPLLAPGGLVVLETASSEVGPAIPGLEITTTRVYGDTALNFYERAGGLAGGVYDLD, from the coding sequence ATGTTGCGGATTATAGCCGGCGCGGCCCGGGGCCGCCGCCTGGTGACCCCCAGGGGCCGGACGACCAGACCTACCAGCGACCGGGTACGGGAAGCCCTCTTTAATATTATTGGTACCCTGGTGCCGGATAGCCTTTTCCTGGACCTATTTGCCGGTTCGGGAGCGGTGGGTCTTGAGGCCCTGAGCCGGGGCGCCCGCAGGGCCGTTTTTGTCGAGAATAACCGCCAGGCCCTGGCCTGCCTGGCGGCCAATATGCGGGCTACCGGCTTTGCGGCCAGGGGGCGCATTATCGCCCTGGAGGCCCGGCGGGCCCTGGCGACCCTGGCCGGAGAGGGTGAGAGCTTTGACCTCGTGTTTTGCGATCCGCCCTACCGCCAGGACTGGGGCGAGGCGATCCTGCCGGCAGTTATCCCCTTACTGGCGCCCGGCGGCCTGGTTGTTCTGGAGACAGCCAGCTCAGAAGTGGGGCCGGCTATACCGGGATTAGAAATAACTACTACCAGGGTTTACGGCGATACGGCACTAAATTTCTACGAAAGGGCAGGTGGGCTGGCCGGTGGAGTTTATGACCTTGATTGA
- a CDS encoding CC/Se motif family (seleno)protein, translated as MEIRISPKAMEYIKEKAEAITIKLEVCGGUAGLSVRPAVYAGAPSDSKNFIQNQINGLKVYLQKGLKASRGVDVDLVGFGPFKQLVVDGVQNY; from the coding sequence TTGGAAATTCGTATTTCACCTAAAGCCATGGAATACATCAAGGAAAAAGCGGAAGCCATCACCATTAAGCTGGAGGTATGTGGTGGTTGAGCTGGTCTATCAGTTCGCCCTGCCGTGTATGCAGGCGCACCGTCCGATTCAAAGAACTTTATCCAAAACCAGATTAATGGTTTAAAGGTTTACCTGCAAAAGGGCCTCAAGGCTTCCCGTGGTGTTGACGTTGATCTGGTTGGTTTTGGACCCTTCAAGCAACTGGTAGTTGATGGTGTACAAAATTACTAG
- a CDS encoding molybdopterin-binding protein has product MLRKVRVEESVGQVLAHDHTKIVPGEFKGRRFKKGHIIQPEDVAELLQMGKEHIYVLNLGPDEVHEDEAALRLARAAAGDGDHGLSFSEPKEGKVNLEATRNGLLKIHLEALKQVNEVADIMLATLHNNYPVAAGQVVAGTRLIPLVAPRGIIERVEAICREAGGIIRIAPYRRLQVGLITTGSEVYKGRIKDAFGPVVRAKIAAYGSEVALEKVVPDDAGAIQEAIEEMLAEGMEMVVLTGGMSVDPDDVTPEGIRRSGAEVVTYGAPVLPGAMFMLAYRNEVPIMGLPGCVMYYRATVFDLVLPRILVGERPTRGDIARLAAGGLCQNCPECRYPACSFGKG; this is encoded by the coding sequence ATGCTAAGGAAGGTCAGGGTGGAGGAGAGTGTCGGCCAGGTCCTGGCCCATGATCACACTAAGATCGTCCCCGGGGAGTTCAAGGGAAGGCGCTTTAAAAAGGGCCATATTATCCAACCCGAGGACGTAGCCGAATTACTCCAGATGGGTAAAGAACATATCTACGTCCTGAATCTCGGCCCCGACGAGGTCCACGAGGATGAAGCGGCCCTGCGCCTGGCCCGGGCGGCAGCAGGTGACGGGGACCACGGCCTGAGTTTCAGTGAACCCAAAGAGGGTAAGGTCAACCTGGAAGCAACCCGGAACGGCCTGTTAAAAATCCATCTGGAGGCCTTAAAGCAGGTTAACGAGGTCGCCGATATCATGCTGGCTACCCTGCATAACAACTACCCGGTGGCTGCCGGTCAGGTGGTGGCCGGGACCAGGTTGATTCCTCTGGTAGCACCCCGGGGAATAATCGAGAGGGTAGAGGCCATTTGCCGGGAGGCGGGAGGGATAATCCGCATCGCCCCCTACCGGCGGTTGCAGGTGGGTCTGATTACTACCGGAAGCGAGGTTTATAAGGGCCGGATTAAGGACGCTTTCGGGCCGGTTGTCCGGGCCAAGATAGCCGCCTACGGTTCTGAGGTCGCCCTGGAAAAGGTTGTTCCCGACGACGCCGGGGCCATCCAGGAGGCCATAGAAGAAATGCTGGCGGAAGGGATGGAGATGGTGGTTCTTACCGGTGGGATGTCGGTGGACCCGGATGATGTGACGCCGGAAGGTATCCGGCGCTCCGGGGCGGAAGTAGTCACCTACGGGGCCCCGGTATTGCCCGGGGCGATGTTCATGCTGGCTTACCGGAATGAAGTACCCATTATGGGTCTGCCGGGGTGCGTTATGTACTACCGGGCCACGGTTTTCGACCTGGTACTACCCCGCATCCTGGTGGGGGAGAGGCCGACCAGGGGCGACATAGCCAGGTTGGCGGCTGGGGGCCTCTGCCAGAACTGTCCCGAGTGCCGCTACCCGGCCTGTTCCTTTGGCAAGGGATGA
- a CDS encoding DUF2197 domain-containing protein — MEVKCALCGRKEEITKVHKDYRKLARDKNAVYTCEICRARLRYQATQQQKPERPI; from the coding sequence ATGGAAGTAAAATGCGCCCTCTGCGGCCGTAAAGAAGAGATTACCAAAGTACATAAAGATTACCGGAAACTGGCGCGGGATAAAAACGCTGTCTATACCTGCGAAATTTGCCGGGCCAGGCTCCGCTATCAGGCTACCCAGCAGCAAAAACCGGAGCGTCCAATTTAA